One Blastocatellia bacterium genomic window, ACGGCGTCGAGCGGCTCGTAATCAATCTCGATCAAATCCAGCGCATCACGGGCGGCATAACGATCCGTTGCCACCACCGCAGCGATTGGCTCGCCGACGTAACAGACTTTGCCCTGAGCCAGCACCGGATGATGCGGCGTTTTCAATCCGGGAAACGACGAGGCACATGGAACAGGGCCGATTTTTCCTTTCAGGTCGTCACCCGTCACCACGGCTACGACGCCGGGCGCGCGGCGGGCCGCTTCGACATCCACGCGGTTGAGTTTGGCATGGGCATAGATACTGCGCGCGATGGCGACATAGTGCATCTCCGGCAATCGGATGTCATCCACATAATGCGATGTGCCGGTGATCAGTCGTGGGTCTTCGGTTCGTTTCACGGGTTGTCCAACGAACTTGTTCGCCATAGGATTTCTCCTGCAAGAAGAGCGTTGATCCAGAGCAGCCGGTCAGGCCGCCGGGCCAGCCGCCATTTTTTCAGCAGCATATTTGACCGCCTCGATAATGTGCTGGTAGCCGGTGCACCGGCAGAGATTCCCCTCGAGGCCATGTCGAATCTCTTCATCCGTGGGATGAGGATGCCGCTGCAGCAACTGACAGGCGGCCAGAATCATCCCCGGCGTGCAATAGCCACACTGCAATCCATGCTTGACCCAGAAGCCTTCCTGCACCGGATGAAGCGTATCGGACGAAGCCAATCCCTCAATCGTTGTGATCTGCTTGCCGTCGGCCTGAACGGCAAAGAGGGTGCACGCCTTGACAGCCTGACCATCGAGCAGAATTGTGCAGGCGCCACAAATGCTCGACTCGCAGCCAATATGCGTTCCGGTCAGCCCGACGACATCACGGATGTAATGAACCAGCAACAACCGCGGTTCAACCTCATGTTGATATGAGACACCATTGATCGTGATCTTGACAGTGTGTTTCACGGCTCGAACCTCCCTGGTTAGACGGGCAGTACCTTATCACATCTCGCAGCATGAGAAAAGCCAAACCGGGACGATTTCCAGCAGCCGACGAAGCAACGTGACAAAAGTTCGTGGCTTTCTTGCGTGCTGCGACGTGTCGCAGCTTTGGCCGGAACGCGGTGACACGTCACTGCCGCCAAAACGTCCCGTCCCCCAAAATGTCCCGGAACTTTTGTCCACCTACTTAGGACTGCCCAGGTGCGCCGCCGACTTGATCGGCATCTTGGCGCAGCGCGACGCGAAATGGCTTACTCGCCTCGCCAAAATAGACGCTGACATGAGGAAATGGAATCTCAATGCCACACTCATCGAAACGTCTCTTGATGCGACGACGCAACTCTCGCCCCACATCCCATTGTCGCAGTGGCGCCGTTTTGACAGAAATTCTGATGGTCACTTGCGAGTTGGCCAAATC contains:
- a CDS encoding (2Fe-2S)-binding protein, whose translation is MKHTVKITINGVSYQHEVEPRLLLVHYIRDVVGLTGTHIGCESSICGACTILLDGQAVKACTLFAVQADGKQITTIEGLASSDTLHPVQEGFWVKHGLQCGYCTPGMILAACQLLQRHPHPTDEEIRHGLEGNLCRCTGYQHIIEAVKYAAEKMAAGPAA